One window of Chryseobacterium sp. JJR-5R genomic DNA carries:
- a CDS encoding DUF4241 domain-containing protein, whose product MNENWMQKYEEVKNILVCPTDLETYFTSGEIAGQQLETMEIGNVSLPSGKVVVRDPLVALNANQSPYFVETPKGNFPVTIAVVKSEDWDDRYAVVKVEFTKEKPIVYREALVGIEDLVEDDFFGFGVDTGLGCIADAEVLPYVDKFEAELDADNMYDDYFAGLFAQSYKDRPDNQRDSGDWINWTVPNTDYQIPMFASGFGDGSYPVYFGYDANDGICGLYIQFIDIELALSEEGDDEDYNDDDQPENFVFIKD is encoded by the coding sequence ATGAATGAAAACTGGATGCAGAAGTATGAGGAAGTAAAAAATATTTTGGTTTGTCCAACTGATTTGGAAACCTATTTTACTTCCGGTGAAATTGCCGGTCAGCAATTGGAAACCATGGAAATCGGAAATGTTTCCCTTCCTTCCGGAAAAGTGGTGGTGAGGGATCCTCTGGTTGCTCTGAATGCAAACCAATCCCCTTATTTCGTCGAAACTCCGAAAGGAAATTTTCCCGTAACAATTGCTGTCGTAAAGTCTGAAGACTGGGACGACAGGTATGCAGTGGTAAAAGTGGAGTTTACCAAAGAAAAGCCCATCGTCTACCGGGAAGCCCTGGTTGGAATTGAAGATTTGGTCGAAGATGATTTTTTCGGTTTCGGAGTGGATACGGGCTTAGGCTGTATTGCTGATGCAGAAGTACTTCCGTATGTGGATAAATTTGAAGCTGAACTGGATGCCGATAATATGTATGATGATTATTTTGCCGGACTTTTTGCGCAAAGTTATAAAGATCGTCCCGACAATCAGAGGGATTCAGGCGACTGGATCAACTGGACGGTCCCGAACACCGATTACCAGATCCCGATGTTTGCCAGCGGTTTCGGTGACGGTTCTTATCCTGTTTATTTTGGATATGATGCAAATGATGGGATCTGTGGATTGTATATTCAGTTTATTGATATTGAACTGGCACTAAGCGAAGAGGGTGATGACGAAGATTATAATGATGATGACCAGCCTGAGAATTTTGTTTTTATTAAAGATTAA
- the paaZ gene encoding phenylacetic acid degradation bifunctional protein PaaZ — translation MNKLKNYIYGEWIEGNGSGIPLYNAVTGEQVAVSDTEGLNFEQALDYGRTVGYKNLSSMTFYDRGEMLKKVALYLLERKKKYYDLSYKTGATHTDSWVDIEGGFGTFFTYSGLAKRMLPNTPFWVDGDTQKISANGTFLGTHILTPSEGVSVQINAYNFPVWGMLEKLSTSLLAGVPSIVKPSPYGSYVTNAVFQDMIESGILPEGAVQLVCGDPGNILDYVQDGDSVLFTGSAATGKKLKSLPSVSGNAVRFNMEADSLNCSILGLDAKPGTPEFDLFIKEVRTEMTTKAGQKCTAIRRIIVPENLIGDVQSALSKALDQTKIGNPLSRETRMGSLVGKQQYDEVLRKVDLLKTENELIYDGKHELVDADYDNGAFMSPKLFLNDSPFTKNISHDVEAFGPVSTLMPYRDAEEAAALAKRGKGSLVGSIISHDEKFVAETSWKMASQHGRIFVLNRDSAKESTGHGSPLPTLMHGGPGRAGGGEEMGGLNGLHFFLQKTAIQGSPDILTAITKVYQQGAEKKYADKHPFQKYFEDVEVGDSLETAGRTVTDADIVNFSNVSWDHFYAHTDATSLSGTIFDKTVAHGYFILSAAAGLFVSGKKGPVIANYGLENCSFFKPVYAGDTITVYLTAKEKINRGVKGRNIPSGVVKWLVEVINQRDEIVCVATILTLVAKNSPFISLNLKDIQKTLNGLTESTQANWGKMSPQQMIEHLEHGVLVSLGEPEADICFTPEEQLEKWQDSLYNYRKMPKDFIAPFLNADGSLPEPKHKNLDAAKQSFMDNLKKFSVYYKENPQAEHMNFVFGKLNKEMWELMHKKHFTHHFEQFGLI, via the coding sequence ATGAACAAACTAAAAAACTATATCTACGGCGAATGGATAGAAGGCAACGGAAGCGGAATCCCTTTATACAATGCCGTAACCGGCGAGCAGGTTGCCGTTTCGGATACGGAAGGCCTGAATTTTGAGCAGGCACTGGATTACGGAAGAACGGTAGGGTACAAAAACCTTTCGTCTATGACCTTCTATGATCGTGGGGAAATGCTGAAGAAAGTGGCGCTTTATCTTTTGGAAAGAAAGAAAAAGTATTACGATTTATCATATAAAACAGGGGCAACGCATACAGATTCATGGGTAGATATTGAGGGAGGCTTCGGTACGTTCTTCACGTACTCAGGCTTGGCAAAAAGGATGCTTCCGAATACGCCGTTTTGGGTAGACGGCGATACCCAGAAAATTTCTGCTAACGGAACTTTCCTGGGAACGCATATTTTAACGCCGAGTGAAGGTGTTTCTGTGCAGATCAATGCCTATAATTTTCCGGTTTGGGGAATGCTGGAAAAATTATCAACTTCGTTGTTGGCAGGCGTCCCAAGCATTGTAAAGCCGTCTCCATATGGTTCATATGTAACAAATGCCGTTTTTCAGGATATGATTGAAAGCGGAATCCTCCCTGAAGGTGCGGTTCAGCTGGTTTGCGGCGATCCGGGAAATATTCTGGATTATGTTCAGGATGGCGATTCTGTGTTGTTCACAGGTTCGGCAGCAACAGGGAAAAAGCTGAAATCTTTACCTTCAGTTTCAGGAAATGCTGTCCGGTTCAATATGGAAGCAGATTCTTTAAACTGTTCAATTCTTGGATTGGATGCAAAGCCCGGAACTCCGGAATTTGATCTATTTATCAAGGAAGTCCGTACGGAAATGACGACGAAAGCAGGTCAGAAATGTACCGCAATCAGGAGGATTATTGTGCCTGAAAATTTAATCGGTGATGTTCAGAGTGCTTTATCTAAAGCTTTAGATCAGACAAAAATCGGGAATCCGTTAAGCAGAGAAACAAGAATGGGTTCTTTGGTTGGAAAACAGCAGTATGACGAGGTTTTAAGAAAAGTAGACCTTCTGAAAACTGAAAACGAACTGATTTATGACGGAAAGCATGAGCTTGTAGATGCAGATTATGACAACGGCGCATTCATGTCTCCAAAACTGTTCTTGAATGATTCTCCGTTCACTAAAAACATCTCTCACGATGTCGAAGCATTCGGTCCGGTTTCTACATTGATGCCTTACAGAGATGCGGAAGAAGCGGCAGCATTGGCAAAAAGGGGAAAAGGAAGCCTGGTAGGTTCCATTATCTCCCACGATGAAAAATTCGTGGCAGAAACGTCCTGGAAAATGGCTTCCCAGCACGGCAGAATTTTCGTGTTGAACAGAGACAGTGCAAAAGAAAGTACAGGCCACGGTTCACCGCTTCCTACTTTGATGCACGGCGGCCCCGGAAGGGCCGGCGGCGGTGAAGAAATGGGCGGACTGAACGGTCTTCATTTCTTTTTACAAAAAACAGCAATCCAGGGTTCTCCAGATATTTTAACGGCAATCACAAAAGTCTATCAGCAGGGCGCAGAGAAAAAATATGCAGATAAGCATCCTTTCCAGAAATATTTTGAAGATGTTGAAGTTGGAGATTCTTTGGAAACAGCAGGAAGAACAGTTACTGATGCAGATATCGTTAATTTTTCCAATGTTTCCTGGGATCATTTCTATGCCCATACAGATGCAACAAGTTTGTCGGGAACCATTTTCGATAAAACCGTAGCCCATGGTTATTTCATTCTTTCCGCAGCGGCCGGACTGTTTGTTTCAGGGAAGAAAGGCCCGGTTATCGCGAATTACGGATTGGAAAACTGTTCTTTCTTCAAGCCTGTGTATGCGGGCGATACAATCACGGTTTATTTAACGGCAAAAGAAAAGATCAACCGTGGCGTAAAAGGCAGGAATATCCCTTCCGGTGTGGTCAAATGGCTGGTTGAGGTAATCAATCAGAGAGATGAGATTGTTTGTGTAGCAACCATTTTAACGTTGGTGGCGAAAAATTCTCCTTTTATCAGTCTGAACCTTAAAGACATTCAGAAAACACTGAATGGTCTTACTGAAAGCACGCAGGCAAATTGGGGTAAAATGTCACCTCAGCAGATGATTGAGCATCTTGAACATGGAGTCTTGGTAAGCTTGGGAGAGCCGGAAGCAGATATCTGTTTCACACCGGAAGAGCAATTGGAGAAATGGCAGGATTCTCTGTACAACTACAGGAAAATGCCGAAAGATTTTATTGCCCCGTTCTTAAACGCAGACGGTTCATTACCTGAACCGAAACATAAAAACCTGGATGCTGCAAAACAGTCATTCATGGATAACCTCAAAAAATTCTCTGTTTATTATAAAGAGAACCCGCAGGCCGAACACATGAATTTCGTATTCGGAAAACTAAACAAAGAAATGTGGGAACTGATGCACAAAAAACATTTTACCCATCATTTTGAACAGTTTGGATTGATTTAA
- a CDS encoding alpha/beta hydrolase, whose translation MYKKILIFCSLLFAFQFMVSAQNTNVKPLTIGEIRTLNSKVLDEERTLNIYLPQNFNKTKTYPVIYLLDGSMNEDFIHVVGLVQFFNQMYCMPETIVVGIANIDRKKDFTFHTDLKDLQKDYPTTGHSARFISFLEKELKPYVENQFKTGDSYLFGQSLGGLLATEILLKKPEMFNNYFIISPSLWWDDESLLKQSKQLLSKSADKKKFIYVSVGKGEHKVMVKDAEDLFDILKKSNKKNWTVEYKMMETDNHATILHRSLYEGLVKLFPYQEPK comes from the coding sequence ATGTACAAAAAAATTCTCATTTTCTGCAGTCTCCTGTTTGCATTTCAATTCATGGTCTCAGCCCAGAATACAAATGTAAAACCTTTAACCATCGGAGAAATAAGAACCTTAAATTCTAAGGTTTTAGATGAAGAAAGAACATTAAACATCTACCTTCCGCAGAATTTCAACAAAACAAAAACCTATCCGGTCATCTATCTTCTGGACGGAAGCATGAATGAGGATTTTATTCATGTTGTCGGCTTGGTGCAGTTTTTTAATCAAATGTATTGCATGCCTGAAACGATAGTGGTTGGAATTGCTAATATTGACAGAAAAAAAGACTTTACTTTTCATACGGATCTAAAGGATTTACAGAAAGATTATCCTACCACGGGACATTCGGCTCGGTTTATCAGTTTCCTGGAAAAAGAATTGAAGCCTTATGTTGAAAACCAGTTTAAAACCGGTGACAGTTACCTGTTCGGGCAATCGCTTGGCGGACTTCTGGCAACAGAAATTTTATTGAAAAAACCTGAAATGTTCAATAATTATTTTATCATCAGTCCGAGTTTGTGGTGGGATGATGAAAGCCTTTTAAAGCAGTCCAAACAGCTGCTTTCTAAATCAGCCGACAAAAAGAAATTTATATATGTTTCTGTCGGAAAAGGCGAGCATAAAGTAATGGTAAAAGATGCAGAAGATTTGTTTGACATTCTTAAAAAATCAAACAAAAAAAACTGGACGGTAGAATATAAAATGATGGAAACGGATAACCATGCAACCATTCTTCACAGAAGTCTGTATGAAGGTCTGGTAAAATTGTTTCCCTATCAGGAACCGAAATAA
- a CDS encoding phage tail protein, with amino-acid sequence MDEELLGTIKMFAGNFAPKGYMLCNGALLNINQNTALFSLLGNVYGGDGRMTFALPNLNGRAPIGVGPSNTGKSINLGEAAGSAQTTILSTNLPSMVSQLRVSQSNATTSTPSSASSIAVSGTQAGREFTAVPSFVDTAPDTVINTASVTFTGQNLPIDNMPPYLGLNYIICVQGIFPSRP; translated from the coding sequence ATGGACGAAGAACTACTAGGAACCATTAAAATGTTCGCCGGCAATTTTGCTCCAAAAGGGTATATGCTGTGCAACGGAGCGTTATTAAACATCAACCAGAACACCGCACTTTTTTCTCTGTTAGGAAATGTATATGGCGGTGACGGAAGAATGACATTTGCATTGCCAAATCTAAACGGCCGCGCACCGATTGGTGTCGGACCTTCAAACACCGGAAAAAGTATTAACCTCGGAGAAGCTGCAGGAAGCGCCCAAACAACTATACTAAGCACAAACCTTCCTTCGATGGTGAGCCAGCTTAGAGTTTCACAATCGAACGCAACTACATCAACACCTTCATCTGCTTCTTCTATCGCTGTTTCCGGAACACAGGCAGGGAGAGAATTCACAGCTGTACCCAGCTTTGTAGATACTGCCCCCGACACTGTTATCAATACAGCTTCGGTTACCTTTACAGGTCAGAATCTGCCGATTGACAATATGCCTCCTTATTTAGGACTGAACTATATTATCTGCGTACAAGGCATCTTCCCTTCAAGACCATAA
- a CDS encoding hotdog fold thioesterase: MNPRQVAEYMFDQDEFSQWMNIKMIDIKENYCLLEMPIRKEMINGLKTVHGGVTFAFADSALAFSSNNTGDAAVALNCIINFTKAGKEGDIFRAESILANNTRKTAVYDIKITNQNNELIAKFVGTVYKIGKKVTEL, from the coding sequence ATGAATCCAAGACAGGTTGCAGAATATATGTTTGATCAGGATGAGTTTTCCCAATGGATGAATATCAAAATGATCGATATCAAAGAAAATTACTGTTTGCTGGAAATGCCCATCAGAAAAGAGATGATCAACGGGTTAAAAACAGTCCACGGCGGCGTTACGTTTGCTTTTGCAGACTCTGCGCTGGCATTCTCTTCCAACAATACCGGAGATGCAGCTGTTGCCTTAAACTGCATCATCAATTTTACCAAAGCCGGGAAAGAAGGTGATATTTTCAGAGCAGAAAGTATACTGGCAAACAATACCAGGAAAACTGCTGTTTACGATATTAAAATTACCAATCAAAACAACGAACTGATTGCAAAATTCGTCGGGACAGTTTACAAAATAGGAAAAAAAGTAACAGAATTATAA
- a CDS encoding SMI1/KNR4 family protein, which produces MEQQFFKDFDFTGFWNESSYSERDYIEEFPDDEMIASVEQELSYKLPASYVELMRIQNGGLVEKSCFPTTERSSWADDHIAITGIMGIGREKTYAVCGELGSRFMIDEWGYPADGVYIADCPSAGHDMILLDYSKCGKDGEPEVMHVDQEDDYRKIFLAKDFETFIKGLKGEEEFDAE; this is translated from the coding sequence ATGGAACAACAATTTTTCAAAGATTTCGATTTTACCGGTTTCTGGAATGAAAGCAGTTATTCTGAAAGGGATTATATCGAGGAATTTCCGGATGACGAAATGATTGCTTCTGTTGAACAGGAGCTGAGCTATAAGCTACCTGCCTCCTATGTTGAATTAATGAGAATCCAGAACGGAGGATTGGTAGAGAAAAGCTGTTTTCCTACAACCGAAAGAAGTTCCTGGGCAGATGATCATATAGCCATTACCGGAATTATGGGAATCGGGCGGGAGAAAACTTATGCTGTGTGTGGCGAACTCGGAAGCCGGTTCATGATTGATGAGTGGGGATATCCTGCAGACGGAGTTTATATTGCAGACTGTCCTTCTGCCGGCCATGATATGATCCTGCTGGATTATTCCAAATGTGGGAAAGACGGTGAGCCGGAGGTTATGCATGTTGATCAGGAAGATGATTACAGGAAAATTTTTCTGGCAAAAGATTTCGAAACTTTTATTAAAGGCTTAAAGGGCGAAGAAGAATTTGATGCAGAATAA
- a CDS encoding T9SS type A sorting domain-containing protein codes for MKSSLLYSICSLFISFISFGQTSTEQFETESNGSSSFTDNGVIFNIISNVNTYDIQAAYPGTGWNGTSVDNRYIDNTGSGNQSAGTSFSIKTTSNLFKVNRFWIYAAAANTQLNVTGTLTITGKLSGVTKFTQTKTTGFNTSTAVTNGYTLIDLTNLNGQNYSNIVIDQLQITAGGNYQYLSFDAFTWVKDTGIVLSASDVKVSKKETGIYPNPTSGPITIKAAENTKFEVYSQAGQLVKTIEAKKGINEADISELPKGMYTVKSSSESYSIIKK; via the coding sequence ATGAAAAGTTCTTTACTTTATTCAATCTGCAGTCTTTTCATCTCGTTTATTTCATTTGGACAGACAAGTACAGAGCAATTTGAAACAGAGTCTAACGGAAGTTCAAGCTTCACGGATAACGGAGTAATCTTCAATATTATCTCAAATGTTAATACATACGATATACAGGCTGCATATCCTGGTACCGGCTGGAACGGGACATCAGTTGATAACAGATATATTGACAATACAGGAAGCGGCAATCAGTCAGCCGGAACTTCATTCAGTATCAAAACCACTTCCAATCTTTTTAAAGTAAACAGATTCTGGATATATGCTGCTGCTGCAAATACTCAGCTGAATGTTACCGGAACACTTACCATTACGGGAAAACTATCTGGTGTTACCAAGTTTACACAAACAAAAACCACAGGTTTTAATACATCCACAGCTGTTACCAATGGATATACCTTAATTGACCTCACCAATCTTAACGGACAAAATTACAGTAATATCGTAATTGACCAGTTGCAGATTACAGCAGGAGGAAATTATCAATACCTGTCATTTGATGCTTTTACCTGGGTAAAAGATACCGGAATTGTATTGTCTGCCAGTGATGTAAAAGTTTCTAAAAAGGAAACGGGTATTTATCCAAATCCTACAAGCGGGCCTATTACTATTAAAGCGGCGGAAAATACCAAGTTTGAAGTATACAGCCAGGCAGGACAGCTGGTGAAAACCATTGAGGCTAAAAAAGGGATCAATGAAGCAGACATTTCAGAACTCCCTAAAGGAATGTATACTGTAAAATCTTCTTCGGAGTCCTACTCGATTATTAAAAAATAG
- a CDS encoding transposase, translating to MSSKESFECGYVYHVYTHGNGKDLIFRETENYRYFLDKLLKYIIPIAEIYAYCLMPNHFHLLLRFKNLDSILDEDQHKYLMKSFGNFLNSYAKAFNKKYDRKGALFLNAVKRKKISDEKYLLKVLHYIHNNPVNHGFVNKADQWEHSSYNSYLHPEKKSKLNRMEIMGYFDSLEVFKNYHRSDIEYDFLNFE from the coding sequence ATGTCAAGTAAAGAAAGTTTTGAATGCGGATATGTTTATCATGTTTACACGCATGGTAACGGAAAGGATTTGATTTTTCGGGAAACTGAAAATTACAGATATTTTTTAGATAAACTTTTAAAATATATTATTCCAATAGCAGAAATATATGCGTATTGCTTGATGCCGAATCATTTTCATTTGTTGTTGAGGTTTAAAAATTTAGACTCAATTTTAGATGAGGATCAACATAAATATTTAATGAAGAGTTTTGGAAATTTCCTCAATTCTTATGCAAAAGCATTTAATAAAAAATATGATCGTAAGGGTGCACTTTTTCTTAATGCAGTAAAGCGGAAGAAAATATCAGATGAGAAATATTTACTGAAAGTTCTGCATTATATTCATAATAATCCGGTTAATCACGGATTTGTAAACAAGGCTGATCAATGGGAACATTCTTCATATAATTCATATCTGCATCCTGAAAAAAAAAGTAAATTAAACAGAATGGAGATCATGGGATATTTTGATTCACTTGAAGTTTTTAAAAATTATCACCGGTCTGATATTGAATATGATTTCTTAAATTTTGAATAA
- a CDS encoding phage tail protein has translation MDEELMGVIKTFAGNFAPRGYMLCNGALLSIAQYSALFTILGTTYGGNGQTTFALPNLNGRYPIGAGNSTTGESYELGEMAGTPQNTIITQNLPSFSSQMKVSSSNATTAVPSSATSLAVSGTQAGREFITVPSFVDTAPDTIINPQSVIFTGPNLPVNNMPPYVGINYIICVEGIYPSRP, from the coding sequence ATGGACGAAGAATTAATGGGAGTTATCAAGACTTTCGCAGGAAATTTTGCCCCAAGAGGTTACATGTTATGCAACGGAGCTTTATTAAGCATTGCACAATATTCGGCTCTTTTTACAATTTTAGGAACCACATACGGAGGCAACGGACAGACCACATTTGCTTTACCTAATCTGAATGGCCGTTACCCGATCGGGGCAGGGAATTCCACAACAGGAGAGTCTTATGAACTGGGAGAAATGGCGGGAACTCCACAAAATACAATTATAACTCAAAATTTACCAAGCTTCAGCAGCCAGATGAAAGTTTCTTCGTCCAATGCTACAACGGCGGTACCTTCATCTGCGACATCGCTTGCGGTAAGCGGAACACAAGCAGGCAGGGAATTTATAACCGTACCAAGCTTTGTTGATACGGCTCCGGATACAATAATCAATCCGCAATCCGTAATTTTTACAGGTCCTAATCTACCTGTTAACAACATGCCGCCTTATGTTGGAATCAACTACATTATCTGTGTAGAAGGAATATATCCATCCAGACCATAA
- a CDS encoding SMUG2 DNA glycosylase family protein — translation MKRTFADKVVEFNRNLKYDGKLPGDFQVLNPYISNPETMNVMQKFYQKYYNDFNCRKFIVGINPSRHGAGVTGVPFTDTKRLESVCGIAMTSARTHEISSVFIYDIIAEYGGPDEFYKDIYINSPFPLAIIRKSKGNWINANYYDDKELFNEVKDFMIDALKKHISLGLDTSEVFILGKKNADFISKLNQEASLFDRMMVLEHPRYIQQYKSKEKQLYIDKYILALKQ, via the coding sequence ATGAAGAGAACTTTTGCTGATAAGGTTGTTGAATTTAACCGGAATCTAAAATATGACGGGAAATTACCGGGTGATTTTCAGGTGTTAAATCCTTATATCAGCAATCCCGAAACAATGAACGTTATGCAGAAGTTTTATCAGAAATATTATAATGATTTCAACTGCAGAAAATTTATTGTCGGGATTAACCCGAGCCGTCACGGCGCCGGGGTTACCGGCGTGCCTTTTACCGATACCAAACGGCTGGAAAGTGTCTGCGGAATCGCGATGACCTCTGCACGGACCCACGAAATTTCATCTGTTTTTATCTATGACATCATCGCTGAATACGGCGGGCCCGATGAATTTTATAAAGATATTTACATCAATTCACCTTTTCCGCTGGCCATTATAAGGAAGTCAAAAGGAAATTGGATCAACGCTAATTACTATGATGATAAAGAACTTTTCAACGAAGTAAAGGATTTTATGATCGATGCTTTAAAAAAGCATATCAGTCTAGGCCTTGATACTTCAGAGGTATTTATTTTAGGGAAAAAGAATGCAGATTTTATTTCAAAACTCAATCAGGAAGCCTCTCTTTTTGATAGAATGATGGTTTTGGAACATCCCAGATATATCCAGCAGTACAAGTCAAAAGAAAAACAGCTCTACATCGACAAATATATTCTGGCATTAAAACAGTAA
- the pcaF gene encoding 3-oxoadipyl-CoA thiolase yields MNNVYIIDYIRTPISKLGGALSEVRADDLAAVVLKEIIARNPEVPVEEIEDVIFGCANQAGEDNRNVARMGLLLAGLPYKIGGETVNRLCASGMSAVANAFRSIAAGEGEIYIAGGVEHMTRSPYVMSKPSTAFGRDSQMFDTTFGWRFVNPKMKAMYGVDAMGDTAENLAEMHGISREDQDKFALWSQQKATRAQESGRLAEEIVKVEISQKKGDPKIFDKDEFIKPASSMEGLGKLRPAFKKEGGTVTAGNASGMNDGAAALILASEEAVKKYGLKPKAKILGSSVAGVEPRIMGIGPVEAIQKLLKRLNLSLDEMDVIELNEAFAAQSLAVTRTLGLQDNDARVNPNGGAIAIGHPLGVSGARLIGSAALELQKQDKKYALCTLCIGVGQGYAMVIEKV; encoded by the coding sequence ATGAACAACGTATATATCATAGACTATATCAGAACGCCCATTTCAAAACTGGGTGGAGCATTATCAGAAGTGAGAGCCGATGATTTGGCTGCTGTTGTGCTGAAAGAAATTATAGCCAGAAACCCTGAAGTTCCCGTTGAGGAAATTGAGGATGTTATTTTCGGATGCGCCAATCAGGCCGGTGAAGACAACAGGAATGTTGCGAGAATGGGACTTTTACTGGCTGGGCTTCCGTACAAAATAGGAGGGGAAACCGTAAACAGATTGTGTGCTTCGGGAATGTCGGCGGTGGCCAATGCTTTCCGTTCGATTGCTGCAGGAGAAGGTGAAATTTACATTGCCGGCGGAGTAGAACACATGACGCGTTCGCCTTATGTGATGTCTAAACCGAGCACCGCTTTCGGAAGAGACAGCCAGATGTTTGACACCACTTTCGGATGGAGGTTTGTGAATCCTAAAATGAAAGCGATGTACGGTGTTGACGCCATGGGAGACACTGCTGAAAACTTAGCGGAAATGCACGGCATCAGCCGTGAAGACCAGGATAAATTTGCCCTTTGGTCTCAGCAGAAAGCGACCCGGGCACAGGAAAGCGGAAGGCTGGCGGAAGAAATCGTAAAAGTTGAAATTTCACAGAAAAAAGGCGATCCGAAAATCTTTGATAAGGATGAATTCATCAAACCTGCTTCTTCAATGGAAGGATTGGGAAAACTTCGTCCCGCTTTCAAAAAAGAAGGAGGAACGGTAACAGCTGGAAATGCTTCAGGAATGAATGACGGCGCTGCCGCTTTAATTCTGGCAAGTGAAGAGGCAGTAAAGAAATACGGATTAAAACCAAAAGCAAAGATTCTGGGATCTTCTGTTGCCGGTGTTGAGCCGAGAATTATGGGAATCGGACCGGTGGAAGCCATACAGAAACTACTAAAAAGATTAAACCTTTCGTTAGATGAGATGGATGTTATTGAACTGAATGAAGCATTTGCAGCGCAGTCTTTAGCGGTAACCAGAACTTTAGGTTTACAGGATAATGATGCAAGAGTCAATCCAAACGGAGGAGCCATTGCCATTGGCCACCCGCTGGGCGTTTCCGGTGCGAGATTAATAGGTTCCGCGGCCCTGGAACTTCAGAAACAGGATAAAAAATATGCATTGTGTACCCTTTGTATCGGTGTCGGGCAGGGCTATGCAATGGTGATTGAAAAAGTATAA
- a CDS encoding transferase hexapeptide repeat family protein codes for MKVYSYHGIRPIIKPSAYVHPQAVIIGNVEIGEEVYIGPNAVIRGDWGKIIVKDGANVQENCTLHVFPGIETVLEESAHIGHGAIIHSGHIGRNCLVGMNAVVMDKAVIGDECIIGALAFVPANFRCDARKLIVGSPAKIIRDVSDEMIKWKTEGTKLYQELAREGKDAILPCEPFTEYVQQIPTKVVDYGIWDDVK; via the coding sequence ATGAAAGTTTATTCATATCACGGCATTCGCCCGATTATTAAACCCTCCGCTTACGTTCATCCGCAGGCGGTAATTATCGGGAATGTAGAAATCGGCGAAGAAGTTTATATCGGTCCGAACGCAGTGATCCGTGGCGACTGGGGCAAAATTATCGTAAAAGACGGGGCGAATGTTCAGGAAAACTGTACGCTTCACGTTTTTCCGGGGATTGAAACGGTTTTGGAAGAATCAGCACATATCGGCCATGGAGCCATTATTCATTCCGGGCATATCGGAAGAAACTGTCTGGTCGGAATGAATGCAGTGGTAATGGACAAAGCCGTTATCGGTGACGAATGCATCATTGGTGCACTGGCTTTTGTACCTGCCAATTTCAGGTGTGATGCGAGGAAACTGATTGTAGGAAGTCCGGCCAAAATTATCCGTGATGTTTCCGATGAAATGATCAAATGGAAAACGGAAGGCACAAAACTCTACCAGGAACTGGCAAGAGAAGGAAAAGACGCCATTCTGCCCTGCGAACCTTTTACGGAATATGTTCAGCAGATTCCTACAAAAGTGGTTGATTATGGTATTTGGGATGATGTGAAATAA